AGCTCTGCTACAGTTCTCCTGCTcatgaaattgttttcttccttccagctgGTGATGACCTATATAATAAGCAGGTCACTGGAACATGAGAGGTTTCTTTTTTCcgaggcagagaagaaaaaacaagcaatttCCCCCACTGTGCTTGCTTCCGAGGacaaagcaaagtgctgctTCCCAGGGGTCTCATTCAGCCTGACAGCCAGCTTTTCCCATCTGAAaacagtgggagctgctgggatcCCAATCAGGGAGACTATCAGACCCTGCAAGGAACATCAGGCTGGCTGAGGACCGGCTCCATGGGAGTAGGATGAGGAGAGCCTCGGGGAGCACGAGCCCTCCTCACACGAGCAGCAAATGTGCCATGAGCAGCCCTATGCACATGGCTGGGAGCCCACGCTGTGTGAGATTCAATCTGCTGCACACTATGAGCTCTCATCTGTctgaagggagggaaggagagagaaggagaatgtGGAGAAGACAAGACTCCACCATGGAGCAACCCATGCCCAGCTGAAGGAAGGGACTTGTTTTAGCAAACCACTGAAAATCTGGCAGGTAACAAGAGGGTTTGCAGAGCCTGACTTTCTCAGTCTTTAGGTGGTTCTGATCCTTTACTCCTAAAGGCTTGCTGTGATGATGCACAGGCtaaaaaatgagaaggaacTGAGTAGCCCTGAGAGATGGAAAACCTTGGGAGAGCCCTTCAGCATCAGCATGGTTTAGGATGGAGGCCAGCAGCTCTAATCCCCATAGCTGGTGCACCATGGGCAAGAAGCTTGCAGTTACCTACCCAAGGGTAAGGTGAGGGTCTGTTAGGGAGACTGATGTAATGGGAGCCCAGCTGGggctcagcacagtgctgtcagGGTGCACAGAGCCAATAAGCAGAGCAGAGTGGAGGAATAAGCTCTGTCAAGCAGGCTGGCAGCTCCGGGAGCTCCAGTAACAATAGCAGCAGCTCGGTAAGTAGGTCACAGTTATGATCCTTAATTAATCCTGAAGAGACCCCCATCTGCCATGGAGAAGATGACAGATAAGGCAGCTCATTAAGCCAACGAGCAGGCAGAGGGAATGCCACAGCCCAGCCTAACCCCTAGAGATACCAGGACAAATCCTGTTTGGTGGCAGTAGCTGCTCTGCCCAGCCTGCTCCTGGCCAGCAGGTGCTTTGGGCTGCCCCTGTCCCCTGTGTGGAAGCCACCACCCAAACCACACCAGTGTTAGCCTGTCACAAGGGAGAGTCTGGGGCAAAACCAGCCcaggggaaggcagagctgggctctaACAGAGGAGCTGTACTGAGTCCTGAAGCCCAGCCACCTGAGTGATGCTTACCCTGAACCCAGTCCCCCCCCCGCACacctcctggtgctgcaggctgccaacATCAGAGGGACAGTAAAATCGAGCAGGGCTTCAGAGGGCTCATGCAGAGCAGGAACATTAGAAATAGTGCTCTCAAATGAAGGGTGTGTGACTAACGAGCCCCAAGCTGGCAATGGTGCTAGATGGGGGCAGCTTAGTACCAAAGCCACAGCTGCAGAAGCCCTTATTAAGGTGTCACTTGTGCTTGCTGCCACCCCCAAAGGCATtgtgttcagtgctgtgcaCAACTAACAGTGTGCCAGAGCTCAGATATATCTGCATGTGATTCAACCCaaacaaggagaaagcagaaaagcttcCAACTAGACATAAAATGGTATTTCTACCAGCTCTGAAGACCTTCTGGACAACACAAGATGGCATAGGGATCCAGATGGTTGGCTCCACTTTGCGTGTTAGAGGTGGTGGCTTTCATGGCTGATGCCAGGGCTGCTTGGCAATCACCTTTCCACTTGCTGaagaatggaatggaatgggtTTCTATTGGAATAAACCTATGAAGACCATCAGTTCCAACTATCAAACTCCTGCCAAAATCTGAAACATAGTAAGAGCATTATCCAAATTATCCTTTTAAACATGGGCAGGCATGAAACATCAACTACCTCTCTAGGAAGCCTTCTCCAGTGACTGATTACCTTCtcaataaagatgtttttcctaatatccactAATACTGATCCTAATATCCACTAATAGGCACCACTTCAGCCATAGCATCACAGCAATAGCAATGTGCATTTGGTTAGTGCTGCTGTTGCCTGGAGATTTGGTTACCTGTCACCCCAAATCTCCTCCCCATGTAGAGGCATCACCTCTCCCCACCATATTCTCTCATGGCTTGGCCCTTTCTCCCTGTTTGAGCTGGGACAGAAGCTTAAACTGATGGGTCAGCCTTTATCATTGCTGAGTGGGGTGTCTCAGGAGGGATCATCATTTCAATATGGGAAATTGGACATGAAAGTAAAGAGAATgactttgttttgatttttgccATTTAGTAGCTGGTTCCTTTCAACTTCTTTGTTGCACTTCCATCTCTTTCAAGGATGTTTCCTAGAATCAGCTTTAATCTTCCTTCACCCAGGGCTGGAGCAATGGATTGTTATAAGAGAAACCACATGTATCTCACTCCGAGAACTGGAGCAGTTCCTGAAAGAAGACATTCAAGACTTcaaccatcaccaccaccaaacCAACACCCAACAAGGCTTGGTTTGCTTGGCACACCAAGTCAGAGACTTCAAAAGCTCGCTCCTCCAAGCCCTCTACCACCACAAATCTCAGCTGGAATGGAGGTTAAACCTCCTAGAAACCATCAGGTTAAATAACCTACATTCAGAAAAGGTTGGCTGGGTCACAGTACCCCATGAATtctcccatccccagctctcCTGGATGGTGCTCGCTGGTCCTGCTCCTAGTCTGGACACTGCCACCTGGCAGGCAGACTGGCCTGGGAGCCTTGGAAGCAGAGCCCAGAGCTTTGCGTGACTAAGCTTGTTTGTAAGATAGTGCAAACAGAGCATTGGCCAGCTTTTTGACGAGCTCGGTACAAAGGCAAATGAGTGGAAGCCTCGTGAACTCTGATAAGCGGAATATATTGCAGAGTTTCTCTAGATTGCAGCGCCCAGTTTGGAGATATGataatttccttctttcttcagtgctggCTCCTTCTCCCCTATTGTTGacattcttctcattttaattcCTTATCAATGTCTATCTGTAAtctttagaggaaaaaataagtattgCACCCAAAAGGTGAAGCAACCAGAGCTATTGCAAAGGAGAAGTGCAAGCCCCATAGGCAGGAGGAACCTACACTTACAGTGGGAGATGGACGGATTTGGATAAGAAAAGCATAAGCCAACAATAAGTagtctgtgtgtgctgcagcatttcaagGTGACAGCCTTTTTAAACCACATCATTTCCATCATTTCTGGCTCTGTCAGAGAGGTGATACACATGGGATGGGGAGCACAGAACATGGTGTGTCCTTGATTTCCAGCAACCTTCTGTTTGAAGCCTTCACATTGACATTGCTTTACCAGCTCCAAAGCTCCATCAAGGCATTTCCATTAGTGTGTATCCATTTCTTGTTTCCAAGGACCTTTCCAGACCCATCTCCGCTCTGACATCCACCTTCATGCCAATGCCCACAGGTGAAAGCAGTGACCGTAACTCACTGGTGCTGCACGGTGTAGCAAAGATGCTCCACTATGCAAGCATGACTTGAGCGTCTCTCATCAGATATAGAAGTCACACACACCTTGCCCTCCTGTACCAACTGTCCTTCCAATGAAGACCCGAGTTACAGACAGTTGGAGAAGGCTGTGACTTCAGAGCAAAGCCTTTTCCCTGCCCTCTCAcccctgtccttccttcctggCCCCTAACACAAGGAGCGCTCAGGCGCTCAGTCTTGGAGAGAAGTGAGATTTCCTCTTCTGTCATGTGAGAAACACATGGAGTGCACTGGATCCAAATGGGGAAAATCTGCTAAAGAAATTCAGCACGGGAGGAATTTTTGCTATGCAGCCACTCTTGCAACCCTCGAATTTTGCCTTAAAAGGTAAAATAAGTTCTCTAAGAATTGCTGTTCTCAGCACTGGAGGTAGAATTCCCAGATCTGAGCCTGGAATTTGAGTCTGGATTTAATCCAGATGTCAAGATCACATCCACTCCCTTAGAAAATTCAGATCTCAATATAGTCCGTGGCTTGtgcatggggaggggggttgTTTTTCTGGCTTTCCCTCTCTTGAGACCGACTGGGTGGGAACAAAGGAGGAATGTGCACAGCTCTGGGTGGAGAAGTGGGGAAAAGGGATTAAATGCTGCTAGTGGTACAGTTGTACACTTTGGatccccacccacccccccgGGCAGGCTAAGGAAGGCTAAGGATGAGCTCTCTGTTCTCCATTCAGCCCAAAGGTTCTGGCCCAAACTCCTCTTTCTGGAGCAAGGCAAAGGAAGGTTGTGTGGTAATCCAAGCAAGCTTCTCCTTAGCCCCGTAGGGTGATAGTAACACGATGCCACAATTAAATACCACGTAATTAATCCCTTGAAACCCTAAGAAGTTTTAGTTAATGGCAGCTTTATTAGCATTCGCTTCACTTTCAACACATAAGGTCTGGCAATAAGGTCAGTGCTGAAAAGACACCCTATCccttttctgctgcatttaGCCCCATTTTGTTGGTCCTAGAGCTCAAAATAATCTCTGTGCACTGACAAGGACACATTCCTTCAGCAGCTCTCCAAGACAGGGGTCAAGTTAATGTCATTCCATTGCCGTTTAGCTCTGCGCAACTCCTGTCTTGTACAAGGTTAAAGAAATACGCCAAAACCAAGCTCTAAAGAAGGGTTATAATCACATCTGATTAATAGCACAGATTGCAAGGGAGCCTGACAGCAAAGCTGAGAGCTCTTCTTTGCTGGGAGACCTCTGTGCCATAGCCAAGGCTGCTGCCTCAGCTTCCAACCTTGAATCAAGTTCGAATAGAACACAGATGCTCTCCAGGCTTCAAACTCTTGAATACAAAACCAAGAGCTTGTGAAtcctggcagcagagcagactgACACACTTCGTCCCTCAACCTTGCAACACGCTGAGGTGCTGCCATTAAGATAAGAAGGATAAAGCAGCATTATCAGATTGTTGTGGGATTGAACCTGCTGCGGCAGGTGTCCGTGGGGATGAGCTCAGTGTAACACAAACCCCTGGGGGCTGGGGAAGGCACAGCCAGCagacagcccagctctgccttctgccaAGGTTTTGCAATAGGGGGAAGAAATGCATCAttgccctcctcctcccacgCCTCAGCAGTCGGCGTATCCCCTACAGCAACAGCACTGGGATGGCCACGTCTGCACTGAGCTCCTTCTCTCGTTACCACCTGTAAGCATTCCCTGATAAAAAACACTAAACGCTCACTTCAAAGTGGGGGACACAAGTCACAATAAGACACACTGCAGTGCCATGTTCACATGAGGGCTCCTCATAGAGtcacagcatggcctggctTGCAAAGGctcacagtgctcatccagtcccaaccccctgctatgtgcagggtcaccaaccaacagaccaggctgcccagagccacatccagcctggccttgaatggctgcagggatggggcatccgcagCCTCCTTGTTCCATTTAatgcctacagggatggggcacccacagcctccttgttCCAGTGCCATCACTATCCTCTGGGTGAAAACTCATCTCCACACCCAGCAGCACCGCAGCTGTGGAGTGAGGGGAGAAGCCGTGAGGTCTGAGGCACAGGGTGATGGCCGGGATCCTTCAGCCACCAAACAGAGCTGTGTTATTGCACCCCTATGGCCCCCTATGGCCCCCCATGGTCCCCTATGGCCCCCTATGATCCCCTATGGTCCCCATATGCGGCCTCCCCTATGATTCCCCTATGGATCCCCTATGGCCCCCTATGGTCCCCTATGATCCCCTATGGTCCCCTATGGCTCCCATTATGGGCCCCCTATGGTCCACCTATGGGGCCCCCTATGGTCCCCTATGGCCCCCTATGGCCCCATGGTCCCCTATGGCCCCCTATGATCCCCTATGGTCCCTTATGGCCCCCCATGGTCCCCTATGGCCCCCCTATGGCCCCCTATGATCCCCTATGGTCCCCTATGGCCCCCCTATGGCCCCCTCTGGTCCCCCCTGTGGTCCCTTATGGTCCCCTATGGCCCCCTATGGCCGCCTATGGTCTCCCATGGTCCCCAATAGCCCCCACTGTTCCACTCGGTGTCCTCACTTGGACCAATCACATCTCGGAGCGCAGCACAAGCTCCGCCCACTCACACCAAGCCCCTCCCATTATGGGCGGGGCATACGTGCCCTCAGTGCGCATGCGCGTGCCCGTAGCCCTATATAAGGGCGTCCGCAGCGCGCTGGGCCGCAGTTCGCCTTCCGCCCGCCGTGAGGTGACAGCTGCGTGACGTCACTTCCGTCCGGCTGTAGCTGCGGCAgcgaggaggaggaaggcaggatgGAGGCGGTGGTTCGGCGCTGCCCGTTCCTGGCCCGGGTGTCTCAGGCCTTCCTGCAGAAAGCCGGCCCTTCCCTGCTCATCTACGCCCAGCACTGCCCTAAAATGATGGAGGCGGTCCCACGAGGCCTCGCTACCTCCGCAGCCCGCGGGCAGCAGGCGGAGGAGACCCCTGAGGCCCAGCCGGGTGAGTAGGCCCcgctgtgctgtgtgcattaGCTCAGTGTCGCTTAATGCTTTGAAACCCAGCGGTCATTGAGTGGGGGTGActctgctgtgggcacagctgggTTGGGGCCAAAGCCTGAGGCTGCTATGGGCTCATATGGGGCTGTATCACACCCTGGGGAGCCTCTCCTGGTGCTGAGGGTTGGGGTGAAGTGTTTGGAGTAGGAATCTCCCTCTTAAAGGTAAGTGAGGGATTTCAACCTTAGAAGGGTACAGTGCAGGGTTTAGCATCCAAAGTCAGCCCCTCCTTGGGTATCATTAGCATTTCTTATGTAAATAACACATGAATGCCCAGTTAAGTCACTCTGAATGACTTGTGCTATGTGAGAAGTatgcagaaaagctgaagtagCTATTAAAATGATAAACCCgaattgctttcctttctctctgcccTCCCCAGAggccaaaaaaacccagcagaaCACAGATGGGTCACAGcctcctgctggccacccacctgctgctgctgctggtcaGAACTCTGCCACTAAATGCCCGTTCCTGGCAGCTCAGATGAATCACAAGAGCAGCAATGTCTTCTGCAAAGCCAGCTTGGAACTGCAGGAGGATGTGAAGGAAATGCAGGTGGACAGGAAAGGTATGTATGGTATGCATTGGTTCCTTCTGAGAGCCTTTGGtacttgattttcttctgcccCATGCCAAGTGTAGCAGTCATTGAATACCTTATGTAGATAAGGTTATGGCAAATAGCAATAGAAAGTTGTAGAATGCAGGTATTAATGGTGTGCCTGCAGTATTGTGCAGTCATTGCCATGGGTGATCATCATTCAGAAGTCCTGTATGCAGTAGTTTGATACCCTGGTTCAAAGTGTGTGAAGTGGTTCTTTTTTACCCTAAGCAGGCTGCTGGGACAAGAGAGCTTTACCACAGTGCTGTTATAGACGAGGGTGGTAGGTACATAGAGAAGAAACAGGGTCAGGATACTGCTTTACAAATCTAAGCTTGAAAGCAagtgagcagcagctctttaTTCTGTAGAACTGAAGGGTGTTGGCTGACTTGCAATCCTGGTGCAGAAATGCTGTCCTTCAAGGAAGAAACTTTTCACCAATGTCAATAAAACCTTGCCATACACCTCCAAAAGGAAgcctgttttctcctttttagtTCTGGAGGTGGAAAGGAAGCTGCCAGTTAGAACTCTGCCTTCAGTTAGCTATGTACCAGTTTGTTCAGATGAGTGCTGTAGCTCTGtaggatggggctctgagtcATGATGTGAACCAAATGTGTTGTAAGGCAATACATGTGGTGGTGTGGTTGCGTTGTATGGgacaaaaagggaaacaaaccTTTCTCATCCAAATGACTGACCAGTGCAATGGCTTAATTTGGCAGGGGTAGATCTAGGCGCATGCTTTCTAAAGAATGAGGAGTTAGTTAAAAGTGTTTACCTCTCTAAATTCAACCTAAACACCTCTATTTCAAACTGATTAGCTCACTGTAATCCATTATGATGTCTGTAGGTAAAGAATTTGCCAAAATACCAACTAATTCCGTGGTGAGGAACACTGAGGCTGAGGGAGAAGAGCAGAGTGGCTTGCTCAAGAAGTTTAAGGATATTATGCTGAAGCAAAGGCCTGAAAGTGTGTCTCATCTGCTTCAGGATAACTTGCCCAAATGTAAGACTATCTGGCAATACCCTCTCAGGTCTGCTCCCTTGTGATTACCTTTTTCCCCTGTGTGCTGaagtctttttgtttcatttcagctgtaTCCACCTTCCAGTATGATCAGTTCTTTGAGAAAAAGATagatgaaaagaagaaggaTCATACCTACAGAGTGTTCAAAACGGTGAACCGAAAGGCACAGATCTTTCCCATGGCAGATGACTACTCTGACTCCCTGATCACCAAGAAGGAGGTGTCTGTCTGGTGCAGCAATGATTACCTGGGCATGAGTCGTCACCCTCGTGTGTGCGGAGCAGTGATGTGAGTAGGGCTGCATTCTTAAGAGATGCATTCAGTTTAGGggttgctctgcagcagcttctctaGGCAGACTTCTGAAGAATTGATTGCGTTATGCTACATAAGCTGCTTCTGATGGTATTCTTGGTATAATTAAGCTTATGCTCCACTCTTCAGCTAGTGCAGGTAACTTCATATTTGGTGTCAGGGCTGCAGAATTTACTTGTCAGTCCTTGCCCTTCATTTCCTCTGAAACCCCAACCACTACCAGTTAGACTGGATGGTGTGTTGCAACTATTCCCAGTAACTGATTCCTTAGTTCAGTGAAACCCTGAGTTATGCAGATTGTTCGAAGACCTTTAAAGCTAACAGCAGCTTTTTGCAGTCCTTCCCTTTTAAGATGACTTAAGGGTCACTGCTGAAGGTACTTCAGTACATATTAATCTCTGTAACAGTTGAATGTTAGTATCACTGATGTATCTTTTTGGGCCCTTTGTAGGGATACACTGAAACAACatggtgctggagcaggaggcacaagaaatatttcaggaacAAGCAAATTTCACGTTGACTTGGAAAAAGAACTGGCTGATCTTCATGGAAAAGATGCAGCCTTGTTGTTCTCATCTTGCTTTGTAGCCAATGATTCCACCCTCTTCACTCTTGCTAAAATGCTGCCAGGTGAGAATAAGCTCTATATTGTATTTGCTGCCAAGCACAGCCATGTCCTTAGCAGCTAAGAGAATGCTTTCCAGGTGTCTGCTCAGAGTGGAGGCTCATTGTACCCAGTGTCAAGTGTGCATTCAAATTATGTTCAGCTCCTTCAAATCGTGGTACTGAGCCTGAGCCCCAGGAGCTATTTACTGCAGAATGAATTggaggaaaaagcacagaattttcTGATCCCTCACTTAAATGCCACTTGAGAATTAGGCAGGAGGAGCTCAGTGTCCTCCTACTTGTGGGTGTGAATTTTTCTAGCCCTTCAGTGTGGTTCAGGAGGGGTTTCTTTCAACTTTAGAAGTTCTTGCACAAGATATTAAGAACTTAGAAAATACAGGAGGTTCTTCTTAATCTCAGGTGTCTAAACTAATACGAACCTAATATAGACCTGCCCTTCTGATTGAAGGCATTCCTTTCTGGAACTTGCTCCCCTTGCTCTTTGAATACATATGATGTATCAGATGCTGCTGGGCATCAGATGATGCTTTCTGTACTTGATGTGTGACTGGGTTGTTCCCTCAGGTTGTGAGATCTACTCTGATTCTGGAAACCATGCCTCCATGATCCAGGGCATTCGAAACAGCAGGGTGCCGAAACACATCTTTCGCCATAACGATGTCAACCATCTTCGAGAGCTATTGAAGAAGTCTGATCCGTCTACCCCTAAAATTGTTGCATTTGAAACTGTGCATTCTATGGATGGTAAGGTGACATGGGCTGCTctctttttccagctttgcCAGTACTGAGATCTGTATTTTGGGTCTGAAAGCTATGAGTGTTTAAAGTGTAATGTCTGTCCAAGTGGAGTGCAGGGGGATCCTCAactgcattttgcttctttggtCTGTAGGTGCTGTCTGCCCTCTGGAAGAGCTGTGTGACGTGGCTCACGAGCACGGGGCAATCACTTTTGTGGATGAAGTGCAC
The DNA window shown above is from Coturnix japonica isolate 7356 chromosome 12, Coturnix japonica 2.1, whole genome shotgun sequence and carries:
- the ALAS1 gene encoding 5-aminolevulinate synthase, nonspecific, mitochondrial isoform X1; the protein is MEAVVRRCPFLARVSQAFLQKAGPSLLIYAQHCPKMMEAVPRGLATSAARGQQAEETPEAQPEAKKTQQNTDGSQPPAGHPPAAAAGQNSATKCPFLAAQMNHKSSNVFCKASLELQEDVKEMQVDRKGKEFAKIPTNSVVRNTEAEGEEQSGLLKKFKDIMLKQRPESVSHLLQDNLPKSVSTFQYDQFFEKKIDEKKKDHTYRVFKTVNRKAQIFPMADDYSDSLITKKEVSVWCSNDYLGMSRHPRVCGAVMDTLKQHGAGAGGTRNISGTSKFHVDLEKELADLHGKDAALLFSSCFVANDSTLFTLAKMLPGCEIYSDSGNHASMIQGIRNSRVPKHIFRHNDVNHLRELLKKSDPSTPKIVAFETVHSMDGAVCPLEELCDVAHEHGAITFVDEVHAVGLYGARGGGIGDRDGVMHKMDIISGTLGKAFGCVGGYISSTSALIDTVRSYAAGFIFTTSLPPMLLAGALESVRTLKSAEGQILRRQHQRNVKLMRQMLMDAGLPVVHCPSHIIPIRVADAAKNTEICDKLMSQHSIYVQAINYPTVPRGEELLRIAPTPHHTPQMMSYFLEKLLATWKDVGLELKPHSSAECNFCRRPLHFEVMSERERSYFSGMSKLVSVSA
- the ALAS1 gene encoding 5-aminolevulinate synthase, nonspecific, mitochondrial isoform X2, producing the protein MEAVVRRCPFLARVSQAFLQKAGPSLLIYAQHCPKMMEAVPRGLATSAARGQQAEETPEAQPEAKKTQQNTDGSQPPAGHPPAAAAGQNSATKCPFLAAQMNHKSSNVFCKASLELQEDVKEMQVDRKAVSTFQYDQFFEKKIDEKKKDHTYRVFKTVNRKAQIFPMADDYSDSLITKKEVSVWCSNDYLGMSRHPRVCGAVMDTLKQHGAGAGGTRNISGTSKFHVDLEKELADLHGKDAALLFSSCFVANDSTLFTLAKMLPGCEIYSDSGNHASMIQGIRNSRVPKHIFRHNDVNHLRELLKKSDPSTPKIVAFETVHSMDGAVCPLEELCDVAHEHGAITFVDEVHAVGLYGARGGGIGDRDGVMHKMDIISGTLGKAFGCVGGYISSTSALIDTVRSYAAGFIFTTSLPPMLLAGALESVRTLKSAEGQILRRQHQRNVKLMRQMLMDAGLPVVHCPSHIIPIRVADAAKNTEICDKLMSQHSIYVQAINYPTVPRGEELLRIAPTPHHTPQMMSYFLEKLLATWKDVGLELKPHSSAECNFCRRPLHFEVMSERERSYFSGMSKLVSVSA